The sequence GGAGTTTTCGTCTTTGTGTCGTTGTCTATTTATCAGGTTGATTCTGCTACTACGACCACAACTGAAGAAACTACggccgatgatgatgatgatgacgactcTACTACCACGACCACTGCCGCATCTTCAACGAGTTGTACAAACTCCTGTCGTCGTGTTCGTAAACCAGTTTGTGCTAGGGTCGGTGGCGTTAAACGAACTTTCATTAATCTCTGCTACATGAAAGCGGCTAAGCGCTGTGCACGCATCAAGGGTAGAAAAAGTGAGTGACAAAAATTAcgatattaattattatttttgatattttgtgtTTCCTTTTTCCAGATGTAGTATTCTTGCATCGAAATGCATGTAGTCGGAAATCTGGATAAAATGTAGTTGTATATAACTTCAAGAGGCGCAAAACTATTGTTtctgtaaaaatatttcactttaaaacagagtttaataaaaaatgcattctaAGCacgcaaataaaataattctaatTCATTTCACAATTGTACACGATTGCGATTCAcgtttgtttctattaattttagattaattaattaattagaatAGCTTAACAGTTTAAAAGCCACTGTGTTGCCAACAGCCTTCCCGCTAGTAGAAAAGGCAACGAAACACAGCTTGAATTATTTGTTCGCACGTAAAAGCGTATTTGTTAACAGAGGGAAAGAGATATTGACAAAGAATGAAATCAATGAAATATTATTgttaatgaaattgaaatctCTGATATCAGCATTAATGGAACGTGACCAAAATAatttagttatatttattttcccatTTAGTGATTTATACTTTATTGGTTAGCAATAGCGCAGATTGATAAGTAactcaattaaaaaagaaaataatttatattacatacgatattaatatttaataattgaacaattacatttttttgtttttttacttttcagctCAAAAGGCGACTAAGCGCTTCTTTTAGTTCTAACAGTTTTGTGTCTTTTGGAAAACATTATTTCCGAACTCTCCTTCACATAAGTTGTTTATATGAACTTTAACGCCCTTTTCCTCGCATACATTTTTTGGGCCAATTGAACTTACGAATGAACTTTGCACGCCTTAAAGTATGCAATGCTGTATAGTAGATTACACAACAAATCATCAAACTCATACAAACAAAACTTGACTCTTTTAAGTGATTCAAAGTAATAGCTTTCTTGGgggattgtattttatttacggAAACTAGCAACAATAGCCAATTAGGTATACCTACTTGTATCTTAGACTTTCTAAACTAGCATAACATAGCcagtaataaaatatacaaactgAAAGACGCTGCCTCGGTACAGCTATAACAAATTTCGCTCAACATGACGAGCTCTAATTTCGAACATGATTTcgaacataataaataaaaataaaaaattagataaaattaaattacaatataaatgaaaatgaaaaaagtaaaacgaaaatatataaaaagtaaactaacataaaataaaataaaatccgatcaaaaaagaattcaatttaaattatattaaaataaagtaaaattgaaaaaatagagcaataaaaaaacagaaaatgggaaaaaattgtaaataaattgaataaaactaaaatagaatacaattaaaattaaataatattaagttcaataaaaaatagattaaattaaattagaataAGAATATATGAAGAAGTATATTGACAtaatatggaataaaatacaatgaaataaaataaaataaaataaattaaaataaagcaaaataaaataaaacaaaataaaataaaataaaataaaatagataaataaaacaatcgaagtaatcgatatagcggtgccgATTAATCGCAACAcccaaagcacatactccaccaaaatatcgaaatatgcagctttggccatagaacttaaacggatgtacaaagcgaaagaagtgaatataattccaataattatatcgtccactggattagtgcctaagcatttaataaaaaactaataaaaaagtatgactgccaacacctcttagaaaACATGCAGAAGTCGCCCATATTGGACACATGTgaaatctccggcaatagccgagatggattaagctcaaaataaaataaaataaaataaaataagacagatgtcgaagatgcaataGACGAAGTGTGACATTAGACCACGTGCTAGCGGGATGCACCACACTGGCAAACTCTATGTACCTGAAGCGACATAATGGACATCGCGAAAATAACTCATCTAAAACTGACGCAGATGTACAACTTCAATCCAAGCAAAATAACGTACTTCAGATACACCCCAGAACCCGTTCAAGAAGACTCCAACTACCTTCTATATTATGACCGAACAATTGTAACAAATGCCACAATAGGCCAGATATTTTCCTTATTGATAAATCTCAGGCGACTGGTTATATAGTTGATATTGCTGTTCCTCTAAACAGAAACatgcaaaaaatatatgcagaaaaaatatccaaatagtCTGACTTAGACATTGATGTCAAACGCCAGTGGAAGCTAAGGAAGGTGCACATACTACAAATTATCATCTAAGCCCACGGACTAGTTcataaaaacttagcagacAACGTGAAAACTCTTCAACTCCCAGAATATTTTCGACATGCAGAAAGCAGCTTTACTCAATTCTTGTTATAGCCCGAAattttttacagtaaacgtttttcttgtttgtaaaattgttaactattttatataataccagctgacccggcgaactttgttccgccctagaggcaataaaaaaaaagatttttgattttattaagttaatttttttattaatcaagtatttcaatgaagctttaatagattgcactcttcaggTAAGCACCTTTTGATACAcaacagtttttgttttattatcaggtgcaagaacaaacaaggcagatggttttttctAGATTCcgaccacaaactttcaaggattggccttgtgatttgataatggtcatggcgaatgcaagacggatcggaaattgaagtcttttaaactcaaacggaagatcggttaggatcatcgggatcctcggaGTGAGAAATTCCtcaccttcgaattttcctttgagtatcgtcgcataaatcatatttttcatcaatttatttgccaccaaacgcgtaccgttgcaaagttttggtgggcttatgttttgaagcatgattactacggggccaacttttaggcgtaaattgtgcggtggtaagccagacacatccaaggagtttaaaaattcaattggatagttggtggcttcatcttctttgaatgaatgcattgttccaatgatatcattttgaatcATGCAGTTTAGGTTATCAacatctttattcttagccgttaaaattgctcgctcactcaaccattcattatttgggtagttattaatgatgtttgggaatactttattgataagttcgtctttcgatgaAACAAAGTTACAGAcattctgaggaaatgaaatcaatccgctcgattcgtcgacatgtactcgaccattacccttagtcagtaattgctcagagaaatcttcagtagatgtgtcattaagtaatgcaactctcatgtttgttgtcagctgaagtttcttcacatagcgccataaatccgatgatttgaggcaagcgtttatttcgtcagcagccgttgatcttggaattactggcagtgtttggcggaagttgccagacagtaaaatcattgcgcctccaaaaaagtcaatagtggcaatttcactcttccactaaggcagcacaATCCGGGAGTTTCTCCAgaaaacttcaatgcgccacaatactcgcaaacaacgttcattggcccaatgcaaacgctaggatgcaagcagtaatcagtgttTCAACCATATCGAAACGCTGTTCGATTCAAATCAGTacttgataattctcttcttgtgtgtcgaaaatgatctacttgttgatctctgttattcgctcaACGATTTCGCATAACCAACCCAGCCGcttcacgggctgcctcgctttgctcttgtgattgagaagcacgaagtcgagccatactaacgcggcgctcttcacgggcaatGCCTTGcgcttcttcagtcgtttcattcgcaatgtttcgtatcctttttgcattacggctttgtcgatcgtcttggtcgcggcattgataatgatgattcaaagaaattcaaattactgtgattatatatttctgacaaaatttatattatttaattttctacttaaccatagacaaaatcaCGTTTAGCTgccatttgcgttttgttattccatatcagatgcgtttttgttataccacattttatagtgacttcaaGGAAAtgcgttcgaatgggataaaaagtatccttTGTTtgtctcctggttctaagctacctctccatcaattttcagccaaatcggttcagccgttctcgagttattaatagtgtaactaacatgactttcttttatatataatatatagatttatagacattaatttaattgtaatttttgtacctgttataaattattggcttgcagcaaagctgtcgccaattaatgtaaatcccttttttgggatgcaaaaacaaaaaaaaaaaaaaataataataataataaaataatataaaataaaataaaataaaataaaataaaataaaataaaataagggcATCTCTCATTAGAGAGTTGACGGGCATGACAACCCCGCGGCCCCTAGTCACGACCCCGCACGGACATCCCTCACCGAGGGGTGCTGGAAGTAACGACTCCACGGCTCCGAAGTTTCAGCGAAGAAGAAAACATACCGCTAAAATGCCTAACATGCCGGCTGTGTGAATGCATGTCTGAAGGACACAGTTAACCCAGAAGGAAATCTGTAAACCACCTGGCAGAAGGTTTAAAATGCAATTACCCGTTTCGAAAAACGGAGAGCCGCATTATAGAGGAATCTAATGATTGCAGCCGAGTGAGGATATTCGCTCAAGTGTCGGCAGAAGCCACGGCTGCCGGCAAGGGCTCTGCTCATCGACATCAGATAGCGGAGTCGCCAATggcacaataacaacaacatgaaAACCCCAACACTGCGACAAGTGTTTCTCAAGTTAATCTTGGGACCACAAGAGCAGGCCGTGTTAGACAGCGCATTCAATGGACAAcggaaatgaatgaatatgtcCTGCGCTGCTACTACATTTCCACAAATTGTGAAGAACCGGAGCACATGACGACCTATCGTGAGAGAATGCTAGACTTGTTTCTAAGAAGATACAGACATCTGAATGGGAAGCTTACCGAAAATAGCCTTGctacaagaaaaaaagcaatcttCCAACACGAATatgtaagaaaagaaaagcaagaggAAATTACAAGTGCAATACACAACGAGCTACGAGGAGTggaaagaagagaagaagaaataaTACCAGATATAACCGAGGCCCGCAGCCCACAGCCTGAAAGTTTAGCGGAATTTACCAACTTGCGACCTGAAATTAACTTGATTTATGAAAGTACTGAAAGAGATAGTCCAGAAATTAATGAAGAACGGGAGGTAAAAGACACTTTCAATAATTATCTGGCGAATTACGAAGGTATGGATCCTTTACAAAGACCAAGGATACCCCGATTAGGCGAATCGGAAAAGTTAAACGAAGTGGTAAAAACACTTAACTCGAAAATTCTGCCAGCCTATGTCGCCAATAGCACCAACTTGGAATATGTTAACACCCTTATTTATGTTTCTGCCCTCACTACTGTACGATTACTGGGGAAGCACCCAAAGgtgcaaacatttaaaaatacaacGACGCAAAAAACACCAGTAGTTCCTAAGTGGCAAAGAAGACTCCAAACACGAATTGCCGGTCTAAGAGAATCTTTAGGGAGGcttacttcatttaaaaatggtGCTAGATCTAAAAGGTTGTGTAGGCATATATCTAAAATCATCACGCCGCTTAAACCTCAGACTGTAGAGATTGACCAACTGTCGGAGATAATTGATAGGAAAGTGCAGCAACTCGCCGCTTACTCAAAACGATTAAGAAGATACCTCAAAAGTAATCAGAGACGGAAGGAAAACCagctttttcacaaaaatcaaaagagCTTTTATAGAAATCTGGAACAAAAAAGCAATGCGGAATCTCAGACATCGTATCCAGAACAACAAGATATAGAGCAGTTTTGGGAGAAAATATGGGCACAAGCAGAACACTTCAATGCTGATGCGAATTGGTTAgccaatgaaaaagaaaaatcggaCAACGTAGCACCAATGCACTTCTGCGACATTACAGCAGAGGAAATAAAGATTAGTATATGTACTACAGCTAACTGGAAATCCCCTGGACTCGATCAGCTACACAACATCTGGCTTAAAAAGCTTTCAGTAATGCATGAAGCACTCGCAAGATGCTACAACGAGCTATTGAAAAATACAGCTATCATCCCAGAATTTCTTACAGCCGGAGTGACCTCTCTCCTCCCAAAGGACACACCATCTGTTGATCCAGCACAATATCGCCCAATTACTTGCTTGAGTACCACATACAAGCTCTTGACAAaaattattgctaatcgaaTATACGAACATTGTGAAATTAACTGCATTTTATGTGAAGAACAGAAAGGTTGCAGGAAGCGCACAAGGGGCTGTAAAGATCAGCTTATTATAGACACTGTATTCTCAGGAGTAGCTCTGAGAAGAAGGCGGAATTCAAGCGTCGCGtttattgactacaaaaaagcttttgattcaatgccgcatgattacctattagaaatattaagaatttacAAAATCGATGCTCCCACTGTTGCCCTCTTGGGTCGCATAATGAGCAAGTGGAATACTAAACTGGTTTTAAATGGAACTGTTTGAAAACTAATTTCAATCAAACGTGGTATATTCCAAGGGGATGCCTTAAGCCCCCTATGGTTCTGCATTGGCCTCAATCCGCTTAGCAGGCTTCTTACACATAAGCAAAACGGCTTTACACTCAAAACAGAAATAAGAGAGCATACGTTCAAccatcttttatttattgatgACTTGAAACTTTACGCAAACCAAAGGCATAAGCTTCATGAGCTGATTGATGTCACTAAAGCTTTCAGTGATGACGTAGGAATGGAATTTGGGAcagataagtgcaaaataatacatCTAATTAGAGGCCAGCTTGATGAAACCGAAGAAAACTACGCAgtagatcaaaatattattatagacaacttgcatagcagcgaatcttataaatatttacgatTTCTGCAACTTAAAGGAATCAACCACACGCTAGTAAAGCGAAGCCTCATGAACAAATTTGAGGCTCGTTTGAAAGCTGTATTAAAAACGAGTTTGAACAGTGGAAACAAATGCAAAGCAATCAATACCTGGGCCATACCTCTTTTGTCTTACTCCtttggagtaataaaatggtCTCAGACAGACATCCTTCGGATTGAAATGCTGATACGCACCAATTTTACTAAGTTCCAAAGCCATTACCCTCAAAGCTctgtggaaagaatatcgcttcctcgaaacgttggtgggaGAGGAATCATTAATATAGCTCGTCTACACTTCTCGCAAACTTTAAagctacgtacatattttctaagcagcgagACTCATCTATTTAAAGCTATCGCTATGGCAGATAATGGCTTTACCCCGCTAAGTCTGATGGAACAGGATTtcccagtacctgagggggttaactccccagcagaaatgatcgcagcatggaaggcaaaaacaatacacggtgcccatccccatgatctcgaaatggaatggatagacgctcaatcatccaatttatggttgaaaaaaggaaaactattttctgaaacagaaggtttcgcaatcgctatccaagaccgagttattccaacaaggaatttccgaaggtcgatacatggcgaggcaatagaagatagatgccgaaggtgcggcatttacggcgaaacaatcgaccatataattgctggatgtagcgtacttgccccccgtgaatatgtcatgagacataacaatatagcaaagatcctccaccaacaatttgcgataaaacacggtctcttacaagcGGAAGTCTTGTAtgttaaatatgaaccaaaggcaatactggaaaatgcaaattttaaactgtactgggacagatttatttccacagatcaaaccgcagctgccaacaaacctgacatcatcttgttcgacaagataaataaaacaatcgaagttatcgatatagcggtgccccttaatcgcaacatccaaagcacatactccatcaaagtatcgaagtatgcagcttttGCCATAGAATTGAAACGtatgtacaaagcgagggaagtgaatataattccaataattatatcgtccactggattagtgcctaagcatttaataaaaaacttgaagaagtatgactgccaacacctcttagaagacatgcagaagtcgaaaatactggacacatgtgcaatagttcgtagctttttaaatatttaagcaatagtaaTTGCAagggcgtagaacttggactacgctccaccagagcacaatcccttgaaaattttatccgggaaGTGTAATCTCCGGctatagccgagatggattaagctcaaataaaataaaataaaataaaataaaataaaataaaataaaataaaataaaataaaataaaataaaataaaataaaataaaataaaataaaataaaataaaataaaataaaataaaataaaataaaataaaataaaataaaataaaataaaataaaataaaataaaataaaataaaataaaataaaataaaataaaataaaataaaataaaataaaataaaataaaataaaataaaataaaataaaacaaaataaaataaaataacaaaccgCAGCTGTcaacaaacctgacatcatcttgttcgacaagataaataaaacaaacggactttattttaatttaaacttaacTCTGGCTCATTACAACTAGGACTgacttaaatattcaaaatatgctTAATATTAAGTGCCTTGCCACCTACTTTGCCGCGTGACCGCGTTTCGTGGGAATCATCACCGGTAGTTGCGCAGACAGTTTGGTCAGCATATTTGTGCATTTCGGCTAATATAAGGTGTCGGCAAGTATAAGGTGTCGCAACACGACTGGTGTTAACTCCTCCACGCTTAAATTCGATTGTCCTCAATTGATCAAAAGTACGGTAGATCATTGATCTTTGTATGGATGTAGTTACACGGTGGAATAGCTGGCAGAGTATTCGATACCATAGAATTCGTTCCAGGTTCAATGATGTTGTTCATCATGATTAATTTCTTTGCAGATCTACGATGACGTATCAGGAGAACTATGATGACGGATATCACGATTATCAATATTATATTAACGATGTTCCGCTCGTAACGGTGCCTATTTTTAATAAGTGAATTTGATGGGTGTTGTTAATGTGAAGCTCGTTTAGATTTTGAAGGGTTAATACATTTTCCCATTTGTTCTCTATTGGTGTTGGCTGTAACGATGCTGGTACAACTGTCAGTAGGGGTGCCTGTAGACTTCTGAAGATTTTATCGTTTATGATGGCTGAGGTGTTACTGAATTTGATTACGAATGTGCCGACGAGGTTGTGGTCTGAAGTGTCGACTTTTATTGTTCCGTTAAAATCGTTTAAAAGAATCATTCCCGGTTGTATTTCTTCTACGAGTTGTATATTATGATTGTTGCTGTATGTGCAGTGTGACCAAAGGCTTTTTAGTATGTTTGGTATGCATGTATCATTCTTTAAATTTACTACATTATActgattacaaatttttaaattcttacaCGAGTATCTATTACATtcatttgttattattattattatttattagatatatcaaaatgcttatatctaaatataaaggagtactagctgccagggcttacgactCTTTCTTTAAGAATA comes from Anastrepha ludens isolate Willacy chromosome 3, idAnaLude1.1, whole genome shotgun sequence and encodes:
- the LOC128856748 gene encoding uncharacterized protein LOC128856748, coding for MRPLLLLGVFVFVSLSIYQVDSATTTTTEETTADDDDDDDSTTTTTAASSTSCTNSCRRVRKPVCARVGGVKRTFINLCYMKAAKRCARIKGRKNVVFLHRNACSRKSG